In the Malania oleifera isolate guangnan ecotype guangnan chromosome 1, ASM2987363v1, whole genome shotgun sequence genome, one interval contains:
- the LOC131152891 gene encoding ABC transporter B family member 29, chloroplastic isoform X3, protein MVVLLQRFPPSSSTIISLPSLNLKRKHNCKPTHLTFPLRTPLKPQCFKSSRVTRKTPSAASPIPPLLSLQPFLQSQWKPILKGWTCGVISVYSLSKLVPRVGQFSTILNRVDDVVLLREQGLVLGVLFLARLLANYWQQAFLWDAALNLVYEIRLYVFRRVMQRDLAFFEGGGGVSAGDIAYRITAEASDVANAVYSLLNAIVPCTLHLIAMATQMLVISPILSLISALVIPCMALVISYLGERLRKISRKAQLRVASLSAYLNEVFPSILFVKANNTELHESARFQRLVNADLFEHLKKKRIKLLIPQIVRIVYFGALSTFCVCSLVISRGSIDACSIISFVTSLVLLIEPIQGLEKAYNDWKQVEPAVERLFDLTRFKSQVIEKSDAVDLDSVTGELKFCNISFKYGDNMPLVLNGLDLHIRAGETVAFVGPSGGGKTTLVKLLLRLYDPLSGCILVDNHNIQSIQLESLRRHIGLVSQDIVLVIAHRLETVLMANRVFLLEDGKLEELARSSLLRGLHGSPVSTGTVI, encoded by the exons ATGGTCGTCCTGCTGCAGCGATTCCCGCCTTCCTCTTCAACCATCATCTCTCTTCCGAGTCTCAACCTCAAACGTAAACACAACTGCAAGCCAACCCACCTCACCTTTCCCCTCAGAACCCCCCTAAAACCCCAATGCTTCAAATCCTCCAGGGTCACCAGAAAAACCCCCTCTGCCGCTTCCCCAATCCCTCCCCTTCTATCCCTCCAACCCTTTCTACAATCCCAGTGGAAGCCCATTCTCAAAGGCTGGACCTGCGGCGTTATCTCCGTCTACTCTCTCTCCAAGCTTGTCCCCAGAGTCGGACAGTTCTCGACGATCCTTAACCGCGTCGACGATGTGGTTCTCTTGCGGGAGCAGGGTCTTGTGTTGGGGGTCTTGTTCTTGGCTCGATTGCTTGCGAATTATTGGCAGCAGGCGTTTCTGTGGGACGCCGCTTTGAATTTGGTGTACGAGATCAGGCTTTATGTTTTCCGAAGGGTCATGCAGAGGGACTTGGCGTTTTTTGAAGGCGGTGGGGGCGTTTCGGCAGGTGACATTGCCTATCGGATAACGGCAGAGGCATCGGATGTTGCCAATGCTGTTTATTCTCTTCTTAAT GCCATCGTACCCTGTACTCTGCATTTAATAGCAATGGCAACTCAGATGTTGGTTATTAGCCCTATTCTTTCACTGATTTCAGCCTTG GTTATTCCATGTATGGCTCTTGTCATTTCCTATCTTGGTGAAAGGCTTCGTAAGATATCTAGGAAGGCACAACTCAGGGTTGCTAGTCTTTCAGCCTACCTAAATGAG GTCTTCCCATCAATTCTTTTTGTAAAGGCTAACAATACAGAGCTGCATGAGAGTGCCCGGTTTCAACGACTTGTGAATGCTGATCTATTTGaacatttgaaaaagaaaagaataaaattgCTGATTCCTCAGATTGTGCGAATTGTCTATTTTGGAGCGTTGTCTACATTCTGTGTTTGTTCTCTGGTGATTTCAAGGGGTTCCATTGATGCTTGTAGCATCATTTCTTTTGTTACCTCGTTGGTTCTCTTAATTGAGCCAATTCAG GGTTTGGAAAAGGCATATAATGACTGGAAGCAAGTGGAACCAGCTGTTGAGCGCTTATTTGATTTAACTAGGTTCAAGTCTCAG GTAATTGAGAAATCAGATGCGGTTGATTTAGACTCCGTTACAGGAGAATTGAAATTTTGCAATATCTCATTTAAATATGGGGACAATATGCCTCTTGTATTGAATGGATTGGATCTCCACATAAGAGCTGGAGAGACAGTTGCTTTTGTTGGGCCCTCTGGAGGAGGAAAGACAACCCTTGTAAAACTGCTTCTTCGGCTTTATGATCCTTTATCCG GTTGTATACTTGTTGATAACCATAATATTCAAAGCATCCAGTTGGAAAGCTTAAGGAGACATATTGGGCTGGTCTCTCAGGATATC